In the Peptoclostridium acidaminophilum DSM 3953 genome, one interval contains:
- a CDS encoding Ppx/GppA phosphatase family protein encodes MKRLGIIDIGSNSVRLVLVDINAQGHFKIFNEFKETVRLGETDSKGMLTAEKMQTALETLGMFKTICEAVRADEIVTAATAAVRRAPNKNEFLTLVYERLGLRIRVLSGEEEAYYAYCGVINSIDEKSGLIMDLGGGSTELVHFEDGVVKNSISLPFGAIDVTRMFDTSNSVSAATAQALRRFLFDELGKVNWLKDLKKNIPLIGVGGTIRNIGKIDKKSKDYPLDMAHYYIMDPSSVCSVYEQTKDRTLEQRIKIKGLSKDRADIFFGACAVVWHILEYCRIDRLVVSGSGLREGLVYDYIGSSYSPVGNMLDFSLNNIISQFNINRVHAYQVYKLASSMYVQLEELFGSSRECEKILKTAALLHDSGISINFYSHDSHAFYMILNSGINGLTHREILMSAYAASLHRNTKLKLKWKQYSQILSEDDIRTIMKISILLRLSESLDTCMDNFVEDIKCRVDGESVEMNPIAKKKPNVEISRAINTRHDFEQVFGKKLLIQ; translated from the coding sequence ATGAAAAGACTTGGCATAATAGATATAGGTTCCAACTCGGTCAGGCTTGTTCTTGTGGACATAAATGCTCAGGGCCACTTTAAAATTTTCAACGAATTTAAGGAAACAGTAAGGCTCGGGGAGACCGACAGCAAAGGCATGCTCACAGCAGAGAAGATGCAGACTGCCCTTGAAACACTTGGAATGTTCAAAACTATATGCGAGGCTGTAAGGGCTGACGAGATAGTGACGGCTGCAACGGCTGCCGTAAGACGCGCTCCAAATAAAAACGAATTTTTGACGCTCGTATACGAGCGTCTTGGGCTGCGCATACGGGTGCTTTCCGGCGAGGAGGAGGCTTACTATGCCTACTGCGGGGTAATAAACAGCATCGATGAAAAATCAGGCCTGATTATGGACCTTGGCGGCGGCAGCACCGAGCTTGTTCACTTTGAGGACGGAGTCGTCAAAAATAGCATAAGCCTTCCTTTTGGTGCAATAGACGTCACTCGCATGTTTGACACGTCAAATTCAGTGAGTGCAGCTACGGCTCAGGCCCTTAGACGCTTTTTATTCGACGAGCTCGGCAAAGTAAACTGGCTCAAGGATTTGAAAAAAAATATCCCCCTCATAGGCGTAGGCGGCACAATACGTAACATAGGCAAGATAGATAAAAAATCAAAGGACTATCCGCTTGATATGGCACACTATTACATAATGGATCCATCAAGTGTATGCAGTGTATATGAACAGACAAAGGACAGGACTCTCGAGCAGAGGATAAAAATCAAAGGACTTTCAAAGGACAGGGCAGACATATTCTTTGGCGCATGCGCTGTGGTATGGCATATTCTTGAATACTGCCGCATAGACAGGCTCGTTGTGAGCGGCAGCGGTTTAAGGGAGGGGCTTGTGTATGACTACATAGGCAGCAGCTATTCACCTGTTGGCAACATGCTGGATTTCTCACTCAACAACATAATTTCGCAGTTCAACATCAACCGAGTGCATGCCTACCAAGTTTACAAATTGGCCAGCTCCATGTACGTACAGCTTGAGGAACTGTTTGGCTCCAGCAGGGAATGCGAGAAAATACTTAAAACAGCTGCACTGCTTCATGATTCCGGCATAAGCATAAATTTTTACAGCCACGACAGCCATGCATTCTACATGATACTTAATTCCGGCATAAACGGGCTTACCCACCGCGAGATACTCATGAGCGCATACGCCGCATCGCTTCACAGAAATACAAAATTAAAGCTCAAATGGAAACAATACAGCCAGATACTCTCCGAAGATGACATTCGGACAATAATGAAAATCAGCATACTCCTTAGACTCTCCGAAAGCCTGGATACCTGCATGGACAACTTCGTAGAGGATATAAAATGCCGAGTTGACGGCGAAAGTGTGGAGATGAATCCTATAGCCAAGAAAAAGCCAAATGTCGAAATAAGCAGAGCCATCAATACCAGACATGACTTTGAGCAGGTTTTCGGCAAAAAGCTTTTAATACAGTAA
- the tkt gene encoding transketolase: MTTRGDYVNSIDVKTINTIRFLSVDAVDRANSGHPGLPMGAASMAYVLWKDFLKISSKNPEWIDRDRFVLSAGHGSMLLYSLMHLFGFGIGIDDIKNFRQLDSITPGHPEYGHTPGVETTTGPLGQGFSNAVGMAIAERKLAAEFNTSEHKIIDHFTYILAGDGDLMEGISAEAASLAGHLGLGKIVCLYDNNHITIDGSTKNTFTEDVELRFKSYGWQVLKVEDGNDLTCLQEAIGDARAETNRPSLIMVTNVIGYGSPNKAGKAEVHGSPLGKDETRLTKISMGWDEQSEFLVPEEVYEYMNKIAEQKSSVKKAWDGLLGNYKAAYPGKHKKLIEWFKSEHSLEWLMSDERITKEYASEATRILGGDVLNIAREQMGNLIGGSADLNSSTKTFIKGSGIFERECPEGDNIYYGVREHAMAGITNGITLHGGYRAFCSTFLVFSDYMKPSIRLAALMKIPSIFVFTHDSIGVGEDGPTHQPIEHVMNLRSIPNLSVYRPMNMMETAAAWKKALERCDGPSAIILTRQKLRDIRPCGGDMDKGAYIAIKEDKDIPDAILMGSGSEVQLLEEARDLLLEDGIDCRAVSFLCFEDFEAQSEEYKTEVLPNAVKARVSLEAGITQGWERHTGDCGVAIGIDCFGASAPGELLMEKYGMTALNVVNAVKESLKRTL, from the coding sequence ATGACTACCAGGGGTGATTATGTGAACAGCATCGATGTGAAAACTATAAATACGATAAGGTTCTTGTCAGTAGACGCGGTGGATAGGGCTAATTCTGGCCATCCGGGTCTGCCTATGGGAGCTGCCTCCATGGCATATGTTTTATGGAAGGATTTCTTGAAAATATCATCTAAAAATCCAGAATGGATCGACAGAGATAGGTTTGTGCTTTCGGCCGGGCATGGCTCGATGCTCCTGTATTCACTGATGCATCTTTTTGGCTTTGGAATAGGAATTGATGATATAAAGAATTTCAGGCAACTGGACAGCATAACGCCCGGACATCCGGAATACGGCCATACGCCAGGCGTAGAAACTACTACAGGTCCGCTGGGACAAGGCTTTTCAAATGCTGTAGGCATGGCCATAGCAGAAAGAAAGCTGGCAGCTGAGTTCAACACTTCCGAGCACAAGATTATCGACCATTTCACGTATATTCTTGCGGGTGACGGCGATTTAATGGAGGGCATATCTGCGGAAGCGGCTTCGCTTGCAGGGCATCTCGGGCTGGGCAAGATAGTGTGCCTATACGACAACAACCACATAACAATAGACGGCAGCACAAAAAATACATTTACAGAGGACGTGGAGTTGCGGTTCAAATCTTACGGCTGGCAAGTCCTGAAGGTGGAGGACGGCAACGACCTGACTTGCCTCCAGGAAGCAATAGGGGACGCAAGAGCTGAAACAAACAGGCCATCACTCATTATGGTAACAAATGTAATAGGTTATGGAAGCCCAAACAAGGCAGGCAAGGCGGAAGTGCACGGCTCGCCCTTGGGCAAGGACGAGACGAGGCTTACCAAAATCAGCATGGGCTGGGATGAGCAAAGCGAGTTTCTGGTGCCCGAGGAAGTATATGAATACATGAATAAAATAGCCGAGCAGAAAAGCAGCGTCAAGAAAGCCTGGGACGGACTGCTTGGAAATTACAAGGCTGCATATCCGGGAAAACATAAAAAGCTGATCGAGTGGTTTAAAAGCGAACATTCGCTTGAATGGCTGATGTCTGACGAGCGGATAACCAAGGAGTACGCCAGCGAGGCTACAAGAATACTCGGAGGGGATGTTCTGAACATTGCAAGGGAGCAGATGGGCAATTTGATTGGAGGCTCTGCGGATCTGAATTCTTCCACAAAGACATTTATTAAAGGCTCGGGAATATTCGAAAGGGAATGCCCTGAGGGAGACAATATATATTATGGAGTCAGGGAGCATGCCATGGCAGGCATCACAAACGGTATAACGCTCCACGGGGGCTACAGGGCGTTTTGTTCGACATTTCTGGTTTTTTCGGACTATATGAAGCCGTCTATAAGGCTTGCAGCGCTTATGAAAATACCTTCGATTTTTGTGTTTACGCACGACAGCATAGGAGTCGGCGAGGACGGCCCTACTCACCAGCCGATAGAGCATGTTATGAACCTAAGGTCCATACCCAACCTCAGCGTGTATAGGCCGATGAACATGATGGAGACGGCGGCTGCCTGGAAAAAGGCGCTAGAAAGGTGTGACGGGCCGAGCGCAATAATCCTTACAAGGCAAAAGTTAAGGGACATAAGGCCATGTGGCGGCGACATGGATAAAGGCGCATATATTGCAATCAAAGAGGATAAAGACATTCCGGATGCAATACTAATGGGAAGCGGCTCCGAGGTGCAACTGCTGGAAGAGGCAAGGGACCTCCTTTTGGAAGACGGTATAGACTGCAGGGCGGTGAGCTTCCTATGCTTTGAGGATTTCGAAGCTCAAAGCGAGGAATACAAAACAGAGGTGCTTCCAAACGCTGTAAAGGCTCGCGTTTCCCTCGAGGCTGGCATTACTCAGGGGTGGGAAAGGCATACAGGCGACTGCGGAGTGGCAATCGGAATAGACTGCTTTGGAGCCTCAGCTCCCGGAGAGCTCCTGATGGAGAAATATGGAATGACAGCGTTGAATGTTGTTAATGCAGTCAAGGAATCATTAAAAAGGACCCTTTAA
- a CDS encoding Ppx/GppA phosphatase family protein → MNTTKLAACIDIGSNRLRMVIGQSDKSGKIKIIEELRQDTGIGRDTFTFGRIRPETLRDVCSSLDNFSKKLAEYGIENCKAVATSGIREAENSLFVVDQIRAKTGFDVDIINNAEERFLTFKGIRYYIPQSENLMKKCVLVVNIGSGGLEISTFSEGRLKFTHYLKSGTLRLRELLADVENMTLNFPSIMEEYVDETLRGVKNEIRHLEIEECIALGSGIRSISSLCATQKSGERNETIQRDEVFRLYSEVFAKTTTQISKAYNLDYKDAEIMLPSIMIFKKMLEMTKAEAMNAPWVSLRHGLLVEIMDKSSGADSGSGFGEDVLSSVRYIADRFGVERRHSEYVERMAVSIFNQTKKLHRLKKEHRLYLQVAALLHDVGKAISHENHSLFSYDIIKAQNIIGFSNRETEIIANVAMSHGEEDYCTREWRIANLGFEDQVVVAKLAAILKIADSLDKSHLQKIDEIKIACKNDTVIFKVKSKRDTFLEKWMLAKKCGLFEEVMGTKVMIKTRGDSFEE, encoded by the coding sequence ATGAACACAACAAAATTGGCAGCTTGCATTGATATAGGTTCAAACAGGCTGCGAATGGTTATAGGACAGAGTGACAAGAGCGGCAAGATAAAAATAATTGAGGAGCTAAGGCAGGATACGGGAATAGGACGTGATACATTTACTTTCGGGAGGATAAGGCCAGAGACCTTAAGAGACGTATGCAGCTCGCTGGACAACTTCTCGAAAAAGCTGGCCGAGTACGGAATAGAAAATTGCAAGGCTGTAGCCACAAGTGGAATAAGGGAGGCGGAGAACAGCCTTTTTGTTGTAGATCAAATAAGGGCGAAGACGGGTTTTGATGTAGACATAATAAACAATGCCGAGGAGAGGTTTTTGACTTTCAAGGGCATAAGATACTATATACCTCAGTCTGAGAATCTGATGAAAAAGTGCGTGCTTGTGGTCAACATAGGCTCGGGAGGTTTGGAGATATCAACTTTTTCGGAAGGCAGGCTCAAATTTACGCACTATCTAAAGTCGGGCACGCTGCGTCTTAGGGAGCTGCTTGCTGATGTTGAAAATATGACGCTCAATTTTCCGAGCATAATGGAGGAGTATGTAGACGAGACATTAAGGGGTGTCAAAAATGAGATAAGGCATCTTGAAATTGAAGAGTGCATAGCGCTTGGAAGCGGAATAAGGAGTATTTCAAGCCTCTGCGCGACTCAAAAGAGCGGAGAAAGAAACGAGACTATACAAAGAGACGAGGTATTCAGGCTGTATTCCGAGGTGTTCGCAAAGACTACAACGCAAATATCCAAGGCATACAACCTCGACTACAAGGATGCGGAGATAATGCTGCCTTCGATAATGATATTCAAGAAGATGCTTGAGATGACCAAAGCAGAGGCTATGAACGCTCCCTGGGTATCCCTAAGACATGGACTTCTGGTAGAGATTATGGACAAGTCATCTGGTGCTGACTCGGGGAGCGGTTTTGGAGAAGACGTGCTAAGTTCCGTCAGGTACATAGCTGACAGGTTCGGCGTGGAAAGACGGCACTCGGAATATGTAGAGAGGATGGCTGTAAGCATATTCAACCAGACCAAGAAGCTGCACAGGCTGAAAAAAGAGCACAGACTTTATCTCCAGGTTGCCGCATTGCTTCACGATGTGGGCAAGGCAATATCGCACGAAAACCACAGCCTGTTCTCGTACGACATAATAAAGGCGCAAAACATAATTGGATTTTCAAACAGGGAGACTGAGATAATTGCAAATGTAGCTATGAGCCACGGGGAAGAAGACTATTGCACCCGGGAGTGGCGCATAGCCAATCTTGGATTCGAGGACCAGGTTGTAGTTGCAAAGCTGGCAGCTATACTTAAAATAGCCGACTCCCTTGACAAATCCCACCTCCAGAAGATAGATGAAATAAAAATTGCATGCAAAAATGACACTGTAATATTCAAAGTGAAATCCAAAAGGGATACTTTCCTTGAAAAATGGATGCTGGCCAAAAAATGCGGTCTTTTTGAAGAAGTTATGGGCACAAAGGTCATGATTAAGACAAGAGGTGATTCTTTTGAGGAATAG